One Prosthecobacter dejongeii DNA window includes the following coding sequences:
- a CDS encoding translocation/assembly module TamB domain-containing protein, translating into MITFLLLLVGVAVFHRPLLLSLIRWAGPKAAHKLDLPLSWAVDGSLWNDLKITSLETGGGPEHWLPKARIGEFAADYDWRALAHGDYENSVKRIKLHDVEAEADLRRLPQSQPKDKPPAPNQKSDAMPPIVWPRTVDIKNINAEVTLGDGRKLILRGLTLQMGEGMPGVFECREFSQEPGHVKLENLRADVEWETRKLVVKNLTLPKAVILERLEVDVQGLWEADHSALVVLLAKLGAAKFEVNARAAGLLKGPMQMRAKVLGRDLRSEELQTLGLPKEVFFEKGTLDLNVAGDPAAPVNLSVDAALSLAHLRTAGATVDAISVAATVKEGRAEVKGAKVTRGPNQLEVTAQATLPADLKDLMATPWTAQVRATLPEVTDFLDQPPPFKGPLALNVSAEGQGATPLKVNGELTGERLSFETYQLPKLRSLFSLTGKEARFELPSLELGTGNAVTLTATMLMQDAMPVQANWTLNVADPADLMKTIGLAPLEKVVKGRVESVGLAKFNIQDLSAQNYQGLVADLNLKVSEAAYGEGQLQGVALQTRVEKGRAVVDVARVQLNPKNAVSLTGGMDIQAPFAFTAQGDIGLPELTAMNALLKSVGAPAIESGAMIGDLKVTGQLKPWLCQGTVKVDATTVRTATMPQAATAVVETTFEGTRASLQKLEASLGPWRLTATGTVDDKQAQLAELKVWQNQTLLLDGAVSAPFDVIQPDVVNGQPIKVAITAKDLRFHEILAAAGIQDIPAGILNADIQVHGRLESAQGRIFVEVKDVTVPKGPKAFRPATLRSETLLEKKRVKTLTTVTQPPLQPLTVEGDLPLDVAALVKSPQTLNETPLKFSVKLPETDLSFLREYAPDMIRSIPARAKIDAEVTGTVGKPIVKGEVDVDVTEVVWAKPDLPSVRNVRVRIVGNDRKITLEDISAVLAGGRVKLDGTVDVTDGANPALDLKVEAREALVFRDPTTSLRANADITCRGTLQQATVAGVVEAVRGRVFKEIDLLPVLKLPADVPPVPPDTSRSEAKLTLPPLLKDWIFDLKVRTRDPLLVAGNLANGAISADVLLSGRGSAPQLTGGATIDRLLLKLPFSMVKITKGVITLRPAHPFDPDLDIRGESRIGSNEITLYIYGDSTNPKTRFTSTPPMTEPDIVTLLATGTTLNGSASELASEAATRAAFLFLSEFYRKTFNKKKVVREEPPRLNMTFNPSGADRSSDSVQATYDLSERWRVTGRFTQTGRMKALLGYVLRFGKAAQAMDARPSSTIGTPTSLSPMPLPAPGAPAPAPVAAPAR; encoded by the coding sequence TTGATCACCTTTTTGCTCCTACTCGTAGGGGTGGCGGTATTTCACCGTCCCTTGTTGCTGTCGCTGATTCGTTGGGCTGGCCCGAAGGCTGCGCACAAACTGGATCTGCCTCTGAGCTGGGCGGTGGACGGGTCCTTGTGGAATGATCTGAAGATCACAAGCTTGGAAACCGGCGGTGGGCCAGAACACTGGCTGCCGAAGGCGAGGATCGGGGAGTTCGCGGCGGACTATGACTGGCGGGCTCTCGCACACGGCGACTATGAGAATTCGGTGAAACGGATCAAGCTGCATGATGTGGAGGCTGAGGCTGACCTGCGCCGCCTTCCTCAAAGTCAGCCGAAGGATAAACCACCTGCGCCTAACCAAAAGTCGGATGCGATGCCGCCCATTGTCTGGCCGCGAACCGTGGATATCAAAAACATCAATGCGGAAGTCACTCTGGGGGATGGTCGCAAGCTGATTTTGCGAGGTCTGACGCTCCAGATGGGGGAGGGGATGCCTGGGGTGTTTGAGTGTCGCGAATTCAGTCAGGAGCCGGGTCACGTCAAACTGGAAAACCTGCGTGCGGATGTGGAGTGGGAAACGCGAAAGCTGGTGGTCAAGAACCTGACATTGCCAAAGGCTGTCATTCTTGAGCGATTGGAAGTGGACGTGCAGGGGCTCTGGGAGGCTGATCATTCGGCTCTCGTGGTGCTGCTGGCAAAACTAGGGGCGGCCAAGTTTGAAGTGAATGCCAGGGCTGCAGGTCTGCTGAAGGGGCCGATGCAGATGCGGGCCAAGGTCCTGGGGCGAGATTTACGCTCCGAAGAATTGCAGACACTGGGACTGCCGAAGGAAGTGTTCTTTGAGAAAGGCACACTGGACTTGAATGTGGCTGGAGATCCGGCGGCTCCTGTCAACTTGAGTGTGGATGCCGCCCTATCCCTGGCTCATTTACGCACAGCAGGTGCCACGGTGGATGCCATCTCTGTGGCTGCTACCGTTAAAGAAGGGAGAGCCGAAGTGAAGGGTGCGAAAGTAACTCGCGGGCCTAACCAACTGGAGGTTACAGCGCAGGCGACTTTACCGGCGGATTTAAAGGACCTGATGGCGACTCCCTGGACTGCGCAGGTGAGGGCGACGCTGCCAGAGGTAACGGACTTTTTAGACCAGCCGCCGCCGTTCAAGGGGCCCCTGGCACTAAATGTCTCTGCCGAAGGCCAGGGGGCAACGCCGCTGAAAGTGAATGGAGAACTGACCGGCGAGCGCCTGTCTTTTGAAACTTATCAATTGCCGAAGCTCCGGAGCCTCTTTTCGTTGACGGGTAAAGAGGCCCGCTTTGAGCTACCTTCTTTGGAATTGGGCACGGGTAACGCAGTCACCCTGACTGCCACGATGCTGATGCAGGACGCGATGCCTGTGCAGGCCAACTGGACTTTGAATGTGGCTGATCCAGCGGACCTGATGAAAACAATTGGCCTAGCTCCATTGGAGAAGGTCGTGAAGGGCAGGGTGGAAAGTGTCGGGTTGGCAAAGTTCAATATCCAGGATTTGAGCGCCCAAAATTATCAGGGGCTGGTGGCAGATCTAAATCTGAAAGTCAGCGAGGCTGCTTACGGTGAGGGGCAGTTGCAGGGGGTAGCCTTGCAAACACGAGTGGAAAAGGGCCGCGCTGTGGTGGATGTGGCGAGGGTGCAGCTAAACCCGAAAAATGCGGTGAGTCTGACGGGGGGCATGGACATTCAAGCTCCCTTTGCTTTTACGGCTCAAGGGGATATTGGCCTACCTGAACTGACGGCAATGAATGCGCTGCTGAAAAGCGTGGGTGCACCCGCAATCGAAAGTGGTGCGATGATAGGTGACCTGAAAGTAACGGGGCAACTCAAGCCTTGGTTGTGCCAGGGCACGGTGAAGGTGGATGCAACAACCGTGCGCACGGCGACCATGCCTCAAGCCGCAACAGCGGTGGTAGAGACGACCTTTGAAGGCACCCGAGCGAGTCTGCAAAAGCTGGAGGCCAGCCTGGGACCGTGGCGGTTGACCGCTACGGGCACGGTGGATGATAAGCAAGCACAGTTGGCCGAACTGAAAGTGTGGCAAAACCAAACTTTGCTGTTGGATGGTGCCGTGAGTGCCCCGTTTGACGTGATCCAACCCGACGTGGTGAACGGCCAACCGATCAAGGTGGCAATCACGGCCAAAGATCTGCGTTTTCACGAGATCTTGGCTGCTGCCGGTATCCAAGACATTCCTGCGGGGATTTTGAATGCGGATATTCAGGTCCATGGGCGGTTGGAATCCGCGCAGGGGCGCATCTTTGTGGAGGTGAAGGATGTGACTGTGCCAAAAGGGCCGAAGGCATTTCGACCTGCGACATTGCGTTCCGAAACCCTTCTGGAAAAGAAGCGTGTGAAGACGCTGACCACTGTCACTCAGCCGCCTTTGCAACCGCTGACGGTGGAAGGTGATTTGCCTCTGGATGTCGCAGCGCTGGTGAAGTCTCCCCAGACACTGAATGAAACACCGCTGAAATTCAGTGTGAAGCTACCCGAGACCGACTTGAGCTTTTTGCGAGAGTATGCGCCGGACATGATCCGCAGCATTCCCGCGCGCGCCAAGATTGATGCGGAGGTGACGGGAACGGTGGGCAAGCCGATCGTGAAAGGTGAGGTGGATGTGGATGTGACGGAGGTGGTGTGGGCGAAACCTGACCTGCCTTCCGTGCGGAATGTGAGGGTGCGGATCGTGGGCAATGACCGCAAGATCACGCTGGAGGACATTTCGGCGGTCTTGGCGGGGGGGCGTGTGAAATTAGACGGAACCGTGGATGTGACGGACGGTGCGAACCCAGCCCTGGACCTGAAGGTGGAGGCGAGGGAAGCGCTGGTATTTCGCGATCCGACAACGTCTCTGCGGGCGAATGCAGATATTACTTGCCGGGGAACTTTGCAACAAGCCACGGTGGCAGGCGTGGTGGAGGCGGTGCGTGGCCGTGTCTTCAAGGAGATTGACTTGCTGCCAGTTTTGAAACTGCCTGCTGACGTGCCTCCAGTACCTCCGGATACAAGTCGCAGTGAGGCTAAGCTGACGTTGCCGCCACTGCTGAAGGATTGGATCTTTGATCTGAAAGTGCGTACACGCGATCCGCTTTTAGTGGCGGGTAATTTGGCCAATGGGGCGATCTCTGCAGATGTGCTGCTAAGTGGGCGGGGATCAGCTCCTCAACTGACAGGGGGGGCAACGATTGATCGTCTGCTGCTGAAGCTGCCCTTCAGCATGGTCAAGATTACGAAGGGTGTCATCACTCTGCGCCCAGCGCACCCCTTTGATCCTGACTTGGACATTCGAGGGGAGTCCCGGATCGGCAGCAACGAGATTACTCTTTACATTTATGGCGACTCGACGAATCCAAAGACGCGGTTCACCAGCACTCCGCCGATGACTGAGCCGGACATCGTGACCTTGCTGGCCACGGGAACGACGCTGAATGGATCTGCGAGTGAACTTGCGTCCGAAGCGGCCACTCGCGCTGCATTTTTGTTTCTGAGTGAGTTTTACCGGAAGACCTTCAATAAAAAGAAGGTGGTGCGTGAAGAACCGCCTCGGCTGAACATGACATTCAATCCTTCAGGGGCAGATCGTAGCAGTGACAGCGTGCAGGCGACCTATGATCTTTCTGAGCGGTGGCGTGTCACTGGGCGATTCACGCAGACAGGACGCATGAAGGCATTGCTGGGTTATGTGTTGCGATTTGGCAAAGCTGCGCAGGCAATGGATGCGCGCCCGTCTTCTACCATAGGCACGCCGACAAGCCTGAGCCCGATGCCACTTCCTGCTCCTGGGGCACCTGCTCCAGCGCCAGTGGCAGCACCTGCCCGATGA
- the lpxD gene encoding UDP-3-O-(3-hydroxymyristoyl)glucosamine N-acyltransferase, producing MSTSITHQRLAELVGGQLFQGDPEGVISGLNSISEAEPGDITFLGNERYLNALRSTRATAALVAADFAEPLPNIALIRVENPTLAFSSVIRFFGPPSREFHAGVHPSAVVAQSAQFNPEQVSIGPCAVIEENVIIGDGTTIHAGVFIGHGARLGMDCVLHANCTIRDMTQIGNRVIIHSGSAIGTDGFGYQFSQGRHQKIEQVGIVQIDDDVEIGSCTTIDRARFGRTWIGEGTKIDNLVQIAHNVVIGQHSIVVSQVGISGSTHIGSHVTIAGQVGIAGHLEISDQVTLLAKAGVTKNITEPGAYTGFPAKPLMEGRRMLSAPAKIPEMMERIRELERKLAALERA from the coding sequence ATGAGCACCTCCATCACGCACCAACGTCTGGCTGAATTGGTCGGCGGACAATTGTTCCAAGGAGATCCAGAAGGAGTTATCTCAGGACTGAATTCGATTTCAGAAGCTGAGCCCGGCGATATTACTTTTTTAGGAAATGAGCGTTATCTCAATGCGCTTCGTTCCACCCGTGCAACGGCGGCTCTAGTGGCAGCGGACTTTGCAGAGCCACTCCCAAACATAGCCCTCATCCGCGTCGAGAATCCCACCCTGGCGTTCTCCAGTGTCATCCGTTTTTTTGGTCCACCTTCACGTGAATTTCATGCGGGAGTACATCCTTCCGCAGTCGTCGCACAGTCCGCGCAGTTCAATCCTGAACAGGTCTCCATTGGCCCCTGCGCGGTCATTGAGGAAAATGTCATCATTGGAGACGGAACCACCATTCATGCGGGCGTTTTCATCGGCCACGGGGCCAGGCTCGGCATGGACTGCGTCCTCCATGCCAACTGCACCATCCGGGACATGACTCAGATCGGGAATCGCGTCATCATCCACAGCGGCTCCGCGATTGGTACCGATGGCTTTGGTTATCAATTCAGCCAAGGCCGACACCAAAAAATCGAGCAAGTGGGCATCGTCCAAATTGATGACGATGTTGAAATTGGCTCCTGCACCACCATTGATCGTGCCCGCTTTGGCCGCACTTGGATCGGTGAAGGTACAAAGATTGATAACCTCGTCCAGATCGCCCACAACGTTGTGATTGGTCAGCATAGCATCGTCGTCTCCCAGGTCGGTATTTCTGGCAGCACTCACATCGGCAGTCATGTCACCATCGCTGGTCAGGTCGGCATTGCCGGGCATCTGGAGATCAGCGACCAAGTCACGCTCTTGGCGAAGGCTGGCGTCACCAAAAACATCACCGAACCTGGTGCCTACACTGGCTTCCCCGCCAAGCCTCTCATGGAAGGCCGCCGCATGCTCTCCGCCCCTGCCAAAATTCCTGAGATGATGGAGCGCATTCGGGAATTGGAAAGAAAACTCGCCGCTCTCGAAAGAGCATAA
- the bamA gene encoding outer membrane protein assembly factor BamA, translating into MIHGVLSSPQNALRPLLVAAFVTFATVGTHAQVSLESPAAAGRRIVRQVDVVFKGAATMDPARVRAQMSTREGEPYTDESVERDLRTLYATGAVENVDIQAVNVAGGVRVVVTISGRGGIGEIGFLGNAAFDNDKLRKEIEVKVGDPVDDAKLSAAQQKILEMYQKKGFSDVLVTYDVTPSSKEGFSSVLFKVEEGGRGLIGDIRFEGNNAISARTLKSKLTSKEKTFWRLWGKAGKLDNQAVLEDVRKIEQAYQDEGYVYVKVGYRREAESDTKVALVFEITEGTKYDVAAVTIEGITIFSQDELTPAILTEAGFAYSGSDVRGDEKMIQDYYGSRGYADARVETRLSDAGPGKLNVTYSVYEGTKSFIRKVNISGNMKTKDEVIRRELPFSPGDELNTVQMETAQTRLENLNYFEGKGEANPLTVRPVSTEVDGFKDIEVNVAEKPTGSVNFGAGFSSIDSIVGFIDVTQTNFDITDWGDFRGAGQRFNMNIRYGPRRQDFNLSFTEPWFLGQKLAFTTELFYRNMFYLSQANRYEQTNAGLSLGLRKPIGENAYFETTYTLQSIDLNVQDDEDPSQLIRNEDGEFIQSKVDFGFVHDTRDSVFITRKGHKFEAGLMASGLGGDVEVWGGNIGGQQFFSLPGDTILSFEGMARFVDGWGNSGTSSSDVPIFERLFLGGANNLRGYDYREAGPKDSTGEPIGGNVSLYASIEYSFPIIEKVRGAVFYDVGYVSTDITATNASVGGVKNGGPIVGDGEVYSNIGIGLRMFLPVGPIRLDLGLPLVKDDFTGDSPRFQFNMGYKF; encoded by the coding sequence ATGATCCACGGAGTCCTCTCTTCTCCCCAAAACGCTCTGCGTCCGCTCTTGGTCGCTGCCTTCGTCACATTCGCCACCGTTGGCACTCACGCCCAGGTTTCTCTGGAGTCCCCAGCAGCCGCTGGTCGCCGTATCGTCCGTCAGGTGGATGTCGTATTCAAAGGCGCAGCTACCATGGACCCAGCCCGCGTCCGGGCCCAGATGTCCACCCGGGAAGGTGAGCCTTACACCGATGAGTCTGTCGAGCGTGACCTGCGCACCCTTTATGCAACCGGGGCGGTGGAAAACGTGGACATCCAGGCCGTGAACGTCGCTGGTGGTGTCCGTGTAGTCGTCACCATCTCTGGCCGTGGCGGCATCGGTGAGATCGGTTTCCTGGGCAATGCCGCTTTTGACAACGACAAGCTTCGCAAAGAGATCGAGGTGAAGGTCGGTGATCCAGTGGATGACGCCAAGCTCAGCGCCGCCCAACAAAAGATCCTGGAGATGTATCAGAAGAAAGGCTTCTCCGACGTGCTGGTGACGTATGACGTCACGCCATCCAGCAAGGAAGGTTTCTCCAGTGTTTTGTTCAAGGTTGAAGAAGGTGGCCGTGGCCTCATCGGTGACATTCGTTTTGAAGGCAATAACGCCATCAGCGCCCGCACACTGAAGTCAAAGCTCACCTCGAAAGAGAAGACCTTCTGGCGCCTCTGGGGCAAAGCTGGCAAGCTGGACAATCAAGCCGTCCTCGAAGACGTGCGCAAAATCGAACAGGCCTATCAGGACGAAGGCTATGTCTATGTGAAAGTGGGTTATCGTCGCGAAGCAGAGAGCGACACCAAAGTGGCCCTGGTCTTTGAAATCACGGAAGGCACCAAATACGACGTGGCAGCCGTCACCATCGAAGGCATCACCATCTTCTCTCAGGACGAACTGACCCCCGCGATCCTCACTGAAGCAGGCTTCGCCTACTCAGGCAGTGACGTCCGTGGCGACGAAAAAATGATCCAGGACTACTATGGTTCCCGTGGTTATGCCGATGCTCGTGTGGAGACACGCCTTTCCGATGCCGGCCCAGGCAAGCTCAATGTGACTTACAGTGTCTATGAAGGCACCAAGTCCTTCATCCGCAAAGTTAACATCAGCGGTAACATGAAGACCAAGGATGAAGTCATCCGTCGTGAGCTTCCCTTCTCCCCTGGCGATGAGTTGAACACCGTGCAGATGGAAACCGCCCAGACCCGTCTGGAAAACTTAAATTACTTCGAAGGCAAGGGCGAGGCCAATCCCCTCACCGTCCGCCCAGTCTCCACCGAGGTGGACGGCTTCAAGGACATCGAAGTCAACGTCGCAGAGAAACCCACCGGTTCTGTGAACTTTGGTGCAGGCTTCAGTTCCATCGACAGCATCGTCGGTTTCATTGACGTCACTCAGACGAACTTTGACATCACCGACTGGGGTGATTTCCGTGGCGCCGGTCAGCGTTTTAACATGAACATCCGCTACGGCCCACGCCGCCAGGACTTCAACCTCTCCTTCACGGAGCCTTGGTTCCTGGGTCAAAAGCTCGCCTTCACCACAGAGCTCTTCTATCGCAACATGTTCTACTTGTCTCAGGCAAACCGCTATGAGCAGACCAATGCCGGACTTTCCCTGGGCCTGCGCAAGCCCATCGGTGAAAACGCTTACTTCGAGACCACCTACACCCTTCAGAGCATTGATCTGAATGTTCAGGATGACGAAGATCCTAGCCAGCTCATCCGCAACGAAGATGGCGAATTCATCCAGAGCAAAGTGGACTTCGGTTTCGTCCATGACACTCGCGACAGCGTCTTCATCACTCGCAAGGGGCACAAGTTTGAGGCTGGCCTTATGGCCTCTGGTCTCGGTGGCGATGTCGAAGTCTGGGGCGGTAACATCGGTGGTCAGCAGTTCTTCTCCCTCCCAGGTGATACCATCCTCAGCTTCGAAGGTATGGCTCGTTTTGTGGACGGCTGGGGCAACTCTGGCACCTCTAGCTCGGACGTACCTATCTTTGAGCGTCTCTTCCTCGGCGGTGCCAATAACCTGCGTGGTTATGACTACCGTGAAGCTGGTCCTAAAGACAGCACCGGTGAGCCTATCGGTGGTAACGTCTCGCTTTACGCCAGTATTGAATATTCCTTCCCCATCATCGAAAAAGTGCGTGGCGCCGTTTTCTATGACGTCGGTTATGTTTCCACAGACATCACTGCCACCAATGCGAGTGTGGGTGGTGTGAAAAACGGCGGTCCTATCGTCGGTGATGGAGAAGTTTATTCGAACATCGGTATCGGTCTGCGCATGTTCCTCCCTGTCGGCCCGATCCGCCTGGATCTCGGCCTGCCGCTTGTGAAGGACGACTTCACGGGCGACAGCCCACGCTTCCAGTTCAACATGGGATACAAATTCTAA
- the xseB gene encoding exodeoxyribonuclease VII small subunit has product MSAAAPPESSFEQAMDRLEEIVALMEGDRMPLDEMVSSYEEGMGLLKVCRQRIEVARRRIEMITADAEGKPALAPFDPATATELPEDKPRATAPARKKKPAEPEEDTDDIRLF; this is encoded by the coding sequence ATGAGCGCCGCTGCCCCTCCCGAATCTTCCTTTGAACAGGCCATGGACCGCCTGGAGGAGATCGTGGCGCTGATGGAGGGAGATCGCATGCCGCTGGATGAAATGGTCTCCAGCTATGAGGAAGGCATGGGCTTGCTGAAAGTCTGCCGACAAAGGATCGAGGTGGCGCGACGCCGGATCGAGATGATCACGGCCGATGCTGAGGGAAAGCCTGCATTGGCTCCTTTCGATCCCGCGACGGCGACTGAACTCCCTGAAGACAAGCCCCGCGCTACTGCTCCTGCACGCAAAAAGAAGCCTGCGGAGCCTGAGGAAGACACTGACGACATCCGACTTTTTTGA
- a CDS encoding OmpH family outer membrane protein, producing the protein MIRLLTLAFLATSLTLASAADLKFGVVDMSKAFSEFHKTKDAAEKFKSNVDKAQKEMNDRWAVYKNLMTDMQKLKKEASDPIMTPDARAKKAAEFDEKAKELRTLEQEIGEQQNRRSTQLKQEDVQIRRGIYDEILVVVRDKAKTEGYDFIFDKSGMSLSTVPVLIYYKDAVDVTDQIVVELNKNAPAAAAAPKAEETKKP; encoded by the coding sequence ATGATTCGTCTTCTGACTTTAGCCTTCCTTGCTACCAGCCTCACCCTCGCCAGCGCTGCCGACCTTAAATTCGGCGTCGTGGACATGTCCAAAGCCTTCTCTGAGTTTCACAAAACCAAAGATGCTGCTGAAAAGTTCAAGTCCAATGTGGATAAGGCTCAGAAGGAAATGAACGACCGCTGGGCCGTTTATAAAAATCTGATGACAGACATGCAGAAGCTGAAGAAGGAAGCGAGCGATCCGATCATGACACCGGATGCCCGCGCTAAGAAAGCGGCTGAGTTCGATGAAAAGGCTAAGGAACTGCGCACTCTGGAACAGGAAATCGGCGAGCAGCAGAACCGCCGCTCCACCCAGCTCAAGCAGGAAGACGTCCAGATCCGTCGTGGCATCTACGATGAAATCCTCGTCGTCGTCCGTGACAAAGCGAAGACCGAAGGCTACGACTTCATCTTTGACAAGTCTGGCATGAGCCTTTCCACCGTTCCTGTGCTTATCTACTACAAAGATGCCGTGGACGTGACCGACCAGATCGTGGTCGAGCTCAATAAAAACGCTCCGGCCGCTGCCGCCGCTCCAAAGGCTGAGGAAACGAAGAAGCCCTAA
- a CDS encoding TVP38/TMEM64 family protein, which produces MTSPRGPGAFWALILFILIGIIGPFLVWGAAFDQTLSLEGTRTWLGQYGHWAWAAGMALLMSDIVLPIPGTVVMSALGWMYGWAWGGLIAAAGSFLSGLLAYALCRGLGRPAARWIAGEVGLAKGEAFFAQRGGWVVALSRWAPVLPEAVACLAGLTRMPWRTFVLSLACGSLPLGFAFAAIGHLGHASPTWAIALSASVPILLWGVLWRRWQAR; this is translated from the coding sequence ATGACGTCACCGCGCGGTCCCGGCGCTTTTTGGGCCCTCATTCTTTTCATCCTCATCGGCATCATCGGGCCATTCCTGGTCTGGGGCGCAGCCTTTGACCAGACGCTGAGCCTGGAGGGCACCCGCACTTGGCTGGGCCAATACGGGCACTGGGCCTGGGCGGCAGGCATGGCCCTGCTGATGAGCGACATCGTGCTACCCATCCCTGGCACCGTCGTCATGTCCGCCCTGGGCTGGATGTATGGCTGGGCCTGGGGCGGCCTCATCGCGGCGGCGGGCTCGTTTTTATCCGGCCTGCTGGCCTATGCTCTGTGCCGGGGCCTGGGGCGACCCGCCGCACGCTGGATCGCTGGGGAGGTGGGGCTTGCGAAAGGCGAGGCCTTCTTTGCCCAGCGCGGCGGCTGGGTAGTGGCCCTCTCCCGCTGGGCCCCCGTGCTGCCGGAGGCCGTGGCCTGCCTGGCGGGCCTCACACGTATGCCCTGGCGGACCTTTGTCCTGTCCCTGGCCTGCGGTTCCCTGCCCCTGGGCTTCGCCTTTGCCGCCATCGGCCATCTCGGGCACGCCAGCCCCACTTGGGCCATCGCCCTCAGCGCTAGCGTGCCCATTCTGCTCTGGGGCGTGCTGTGGCGGCGCTGGCAGGCCCGGTAG
- the dxs gene encoding 1-deoxy-D-xylulose-5-phosphate synthase, with translation MDTTLPAIICPADLKALPLEKLPALAEKIRATLIETLSQTGGHLGPNLGVVELTLAMHRVFDTPKDKFVFDVAHQGYVHKMLTGRWDKIHTIRQYEGLNGFLLRSESEHDCYGAGHAGTALGAALGMATARDLKGTDEHVVCVSGDAAFTCGPVFEALNNISSHTKRLITVLNDNEWSIDKNVGAIAKYFNTIATHPGFANLHDKAAKFVEFVLGDGARKLAERVENSAKGLLLPQSEGAHNRSTLFEEFGIRYYGPINGHDLPLLIQTFEFLKTQNEPVILHILTEKGRGYKPALEDPGKFHGLGKYNIETGEVQATDKPTYSQIYARTVTDFAKEDQKIVAITAAMPGGTGLMAFKKEIPERYFDVGIAEEHAALFACGMAVQGLRPFLTIYSTFMQRAVDMILHDMAIQHLPVRLCMDRGGLSGDDGPTHHGLFDIAYLRAIPGLVHMQPKDEDEFVDMLWTMANYDKGPIAIRYPRGNGPGMTPKAKPHLLEIGKAEVVADGHDVALIALGDMFATAELAKKELEAKGYSVALINPRWIKPLDHAVIETYARKVKVVCTLEDHVLMNGFGCSVMEQLAIAGITTPVVRVGWPDEFVEHGTPAILRKKHGLTVENTVAQVLSKLA, from the coding sequence GTGGATACCACCCTGCCCGCCATTATTTGCCCTGCTGATCTCAAAGCTCTGCCGCTGGAAAAACTGCCTGCGCTAGCTGAAAAGATCCGTGCCACTCTGATTGAGACCCTAAGCCAGACGGGGGGCCACCTTGGTCCTAACCTGGGCGTGGTCGAGCTCACCCTTGCTATGCATCGTGTGTTTGACACGCCGAAGGACAAATTTGTCTTCGACGTGGCTCACCAGGGGTATGTCCATAAGATGCTGACGGGCCGCTGGGATAAGATTCACACCATCCGCCAGTATGAAGGTCTGAATGGCTTTCTACTCCGCAGTGAGAGTGAGCATGATTGTTATGGAGCAGGCCATGCAGGTACAGCTCTGGGCGCTGCCCTGGGCATGGCCACTGCACGGGACCTGAAGGGGACCGATGAGCACGTGGTCTGCGTTTCTGGCGATGCGGCCTTTACCTGCGGCCCGGTGTTTGAGGCCCTGAATAACATTTCCTCTCACACGAAGCGCCTCATCACGGTGCTGAATGACAATGAGTGGAGCATTGATAAAAACGTCGGTGCCATCGCCAAATATTTCAACACCATCGCTACCCATCCTGGTTTTGCCAATCTGCATGACAAGGCGGCGAAGTTTGTGGAATTTGTCCTCGGCGACGGAGCCCGCAAACTGGCGGAGCGGGTGGAGAATTCGGCCAAAGGATTGCTGCTGCCGCAGAGCGAAGGTGCGCACAATCGTAGCACATTGTTTGAAGAATTTGGCATTCGTTATTATGGTCCTATCAATGGGCATGACCTGCCTTTGCTGATCCAAACGTTTGAGTTTTTGAAGACGCAGAATGAGCCGGTGATCCTGCACATCCTGACGGAGAAGGGGCGAGGTTATAAACCGGCTCTGGAAGATCCAGGTAAGTTCCACGGTCTGGGCAAGTATAACATCGAGACAGGTGAGGTGCAGGCCACGGATAAGCCGACCTACTCACAGATCTATGCGCGCACGGTGACGGACTTTGCCAAGGAAGATCAAAAGATCGTCGCCATCACGGCTGCGATGCCTGGCGGCACGGGGTTGATGGCCTTCAAGAAGGAGATTCCGGAGCGGTATTTTGACGTGGGCATTGCGGAAGAGCACGCGGCTCTTTTCGCCTGTGGCATGGCTGTCCAGGGACTGCGCCCTTTCCTAACCATTTATTCGACCTTCATGCAGCGGGCTGTGGACATGATCCTGCATGACATGGCCATCCAACATCTGCCGGTACGGCTTTGCATGGATCGTGGTGGTCTCAGCGGAGATGATGGCCCGACTCACCATGGTCTTTTCGACATCGCTTATCTTCGTGCGATTCCTGGCCTCGTGCACATGCAGCCGAAGGATGAGGATGAGTTTGTGGACATGCTGTGGACGATGGCCAACTACGACAAGGGGCCGATCGCCATCCGTTACCCTCGTGGCAATGGCCCGGGGATGACGCCCAAGGCGAAGCCACATCTTCTTGAAATCGGCAAAGCTGAAGTGGTGGCCGATGGTCACGACGTGGCCCTCATTGCCCTGGGCGACATGTTCGCAACGGCTGAATTGGCGAAGAAGGAACTGGAGGCCAAAGGATATTCCGTGGCGCTCATCAATCCGCGCTGGATTAAGCCTCTGGACCATGCCGTCATCGAAACCTATGCCCGCAAAGTGAAGGTGGTGTGCACTCTGGAAGACCATGTGCTGATGAATGGATTTGGCTGTTCTGTGATGGAGCAATTGGCCATTGCTGGCATCACCACGCCGGTGGTGCGAGTGGGTTGGCCGGATGAATTTGTCGAGCACGGCACGCCTGCCATCTTGCGCAAAAAACATGGCCTCACGGTGGAAAACACGGTGGCGCAGGTATTGAGTAAGTTGGCCTGA